Proteins from a single region of Bradyrhizobium diazoefficiens:
- a CDS encoding alkaline phosphatase family protein — MRRSLVLLSAGLTVLSTGFASAENNTPRNLILFIPDGLRALKITPETAPAMAEVRDKGVNFKNSHSLFPTFTMANGSAMSTGHYLGDTGVFSNTIWTNYTSGPAGDTVVPFIENDAVLGDIDEHFKGDYLNEQTVLKMARDKGLSTAAIGKVGPTYQWDHTDHPEKPGKHSIVIDDATGGKAGVALSDEMKDALSKAGLALTAPGRGDNGKAGDAKTPGTTTANVVQQAYFADVATKVVLPMFKARNKPFVLVFWSRDPDGTQHNQGDSLNQILPGINGPSSMASIKNADNNLAQIRKALDELGLAANTNIMIQADHGFSTISKESKTSPSAKVSYDDTPKDFLPMGFLALDLAKALDLPLFDPNDKNAAVTGNAHPKAGNGVLGKDPTKPDLVVATNGGSDLIYLPNKDKKLAARTVKALLEQDYISGLFVDDSLGRIPGTLPLSSINLRGKAATPTPAIVVNFRSYASDCGEAPTNCSVQVADTVLRQGQGMHGSFSRGDTYNFMAAIGPDFKAGFVDDLPVSNADVGMTAAQLLGLRGSQNGGLVGRVMSEALPNGLVPKAYKAVEKSKKKSENGLETVLNIQRVGSQHYFDAAGFPGRTLGLEPEPGKQKTAGQ; from the coding sequence ATGCGCCGTTCATTGGTGTTGCTGTCCGCAGGACTGACAGTCCTGTCGACCGGGTTTGCCTCCGCTGAGAATAACACGCCCCGCAACCTGATCCTGTTCATTCCCGACGGGCTACGCGCGCTGAAGATTACCCCCGAGACCGCCCCGGCCATGGCCGAGGTCCGCGACAAGGGCGTCAACTTCAAGAACTCGCATTCGCTGTTCCCGACCTTCACCATGGCCAACGGCTCGGCGATGTCGACCGGCCATTATCTCGGCGACACCGGCGTGTTCTCCAACACGATCTGGACCAACTACACCTCGGGTCCGGCCGGTGACACCGTGGTCCCGTTCATCGAGAACGACGCCGTGCTCGGCGACATCGACGAGCATTTCAAGGGCGACTATCTCAACGAACAGACCGTTTTGAAGATGGCCCGCGACAAGGGCCTGAGCACGGCCGCGATCGGCAAGGTCGGCCCGACCTATCAGTGGGACCACACCGATCATCCGGAGAAGCCGGGCAAGCACTCGATCGTCATCGACGATGCCACCGGCGGCAAGGCCGGCGTGGCACTGTCGGACGAGATGAAGGATGCGCTGAGCAAGGCCGGCCTCGCCCTCACTGCCCCCGGCCGCGGCGACAACGGCAAGGCGGGCGATGCCAAGACGCCCGGCACCACGACTGCCAACGTCGTACAGCAGGCCTATTTCGCCGACGTCGCCACCAAGGTGGTGCTGCCGATGTTCAAGGCGCGCAACAAGCCGTTCGTGCTGGTGTTCTGGTCGCGCGATCCTGACGGCACCCAGCACAACCAGGGCGACAGCCTCAACCAGATCCTGCCGGGCATCAACGGCCCGAGCTCGATGGCGAGCATCAAGAACGCGGACAACAACCTCGCCCAGATCCGCAAGGCGCTGGACGAACTCGGCCTCGCCGCCAACACCAACATCATGATCCAGGCCGACCACGGCTTCTCGACCATCTCCAAGGAGAGCAAGACCAGCCCCTCGGCCAAGGTCAGCTATGACGACACGCCGAAGGACTTCTTGCCGATGGGCTTCCTCGCCCTCGATCTAGCCAAGGCGCTCGACCTGCCGCTGTTCGACCCCAACGACAAGAACGCAGCCGTCACCGGCAACGCCCATCCGAAGGCCGGCAACGGCGTACTCGGCAAGGATCCGACCAAGCCCGACCTCGTCGTCGCCACCAATGGCGGCTCGGACCTGATCTACCTGCCGAACAAGGACAAGAAGCTGGCGGCCAGAACTGTCAAGGCGCTGCTGGAGCAGGACTACATCTCCGGCCTGTTCGTCGACGACTCCCTCGGCCGCATCCCCGGCACCCTGCCGCTGTCGAGCATCAATCTGCGCGGCAAGGCGGCGACGCCGACGCCGGCGATCGTGGTCAATTTCCGCTCCTATGCCAGCGATTGCGGCGAAGCGCCGACCAATTGCTCGGTGCAGGTGGCCGACACCGTGCTGCGCCAGGGCCAGGGCATGCATGGGAGCTTCAGCCGCGGCGACACCTACAACTTCATGGCTGCGATCGGTCCGGACTTCAAAGCCGGCTTCGTCGACGATCTGCCGGTCAGCAATGCCGACGTCGGCATGACGGCGGCCCAGCTTCTCGGCCTGCGCGGTTCGCAAAATGGCGGCCTGGTCGGCCGGGTGATGTCCGAGGCGCTGCCCAACGGTCTCGTGCCGAAGGCGTACAAGGCCGTCGAGAAGTCGAAGAAGAAGTCCGAGAACGGCCTCGAGACCGTGCTCAACATCCAGCGCGTCGGCAGCCAGCACTATTTCGACGCTGCCGGATTCCCCGGCCGTACCCTGGGCCTCGAGCCGGAGCCCGGCAAACAAAAAACGGCGGGGCAATAA
- a CDS encoding SDR family oxidoreductase: MAAEKVALVTAGGSGMGAGAARRLAADGFCVGVLSSSGKGEALATELGGFGVTGSNKSNDDLKRLVDGALAKWGRIDVLVNSAGHGPRAAITEITDEQWHLGLDMYLLNVIRPTRLVTPVMQAQKGGAIVNISTAWAFEPSAMFPTSAVFRAGLAAFTKIFTDTHAADNIRMNNVLPGWIDSLPPTDARRDSVPLKRYGKVEEIAATISFLASDGAAYITGQNIRVDGGLTRSV, from the coding sequence ATGGCAGCAGAGAAGGTCGCACTCGTCACCGCCGGCGGCAGCGGCATGGGGGCAGGGGCCGCGCGACGGCTCGCAGCTGACGGCTTTTGCGTGGGCGTCCTGTCGTCCTCGGGCAAGGGCGAGGCGCTCGCGACCGAACTCGGCGGCTTCGGCGTCACCGGCTCGAACAAATCCAATGACGATCTGAAGCGCCTCGTCGACGGCGCGCTGGCGAAATGGGGACGCATCGACGTGCTCGTCAACAGCGCCGGTCACGGCCCGCGTGCGGCGATCACCGAGATTACCGACGAGCAGTGGCACCTCGGCCTCGACATGTATCTCCTCAACGTGATTCGTCCGACCCGGCTGGTGACGCCGGTGATGCAGGCACAGAAGGGCGGTGCCATCGTCAACATCTCGACCGCCTGGGCGTTCGAGCCAAGCGCGATGTTTCCGACCTCGGCGGTATTTCGCGCGGGCCTTGCTGCCTTCACAAAAATCTTCACCGACACCCATGCGGCCGACAACATACGCATGAACAACGTGCTGCCGGGCTGGATCGACAGCCTGCCGCCGACCGATGCACGCCGCGACAGCGTGCCGCTGAAACGCTACGGCAAGGTCGAGGAGATCGCGGCGACGATCTCGTTCCTGGCATCCGACGGCGCCGCCTACATCACCGGCCAGAATATCCGCGTCGATGGCGGGCTGACGCGCTCGGTCTAG
- a CDS encoding histone gives MDDDKPITEQAMETITSAVEATKDAAVTAVKKVKKAAKSVAPKKASKKNAKKTSKKKKAAKKSSKKAAKKSVKKAAKKTTKKAAKKKKKAER, from the coding sequence ATGGACGACGATAAGCCGATTACCGAGCAGGCGATGGAGACGATCACCAGTGCCGTGGAAGCGACGAAGGACGCCGCAGTCACCGCCGTGAAGAAGGTGAAGAAGGCCGCGAAGAGTGTCGCGCCGAAGAAGGCTTCGAAGAAGAATGCCAAGAAGACTTCCAAGAAGAAGAAGGCCGCCAAGAAGTCGTCGAAGAAAGCAGCCAAGAAGTCTGTGAAGAAGGCCGCCAAGAAGACCACGAAAAAGGCTGCCAAAAAGAAAAAGAAGGCCGAGCGCTGA
- a CDS encoding peroxiredoxin, translated as MTLPIGTTAPDFEAETTEGKIKFHDWIGNSWALLFSHPKDFTPVCTTELGALAKLKPEFDRRGVKLMGLSVDPVDRHSKWSEDIKETQGAAPNYPMIGDTDFNVSKLYGMLPASTSGDPLTRTPADNQTVRNVFIIGPDKKIKLVLVYPMTTGRNFQEILRVIDSLQLTAKHRVATPSDWKQGEDVIISGSVSNDEAKTIYPQGWKEPKPYIRIVPQPK; from the coding sequence ATGACACTTCCGATCGGCACCACCGCCCCTGACTTCGAAGCCGAGACCACCGAAGGGAAGATCAAGTTCCACGACTGGATCGGCAATAGCTGGGCGCTTCTGTTCTCGCACCCCAAGGACTTCACCCCGGTTTGCACCACCGAGCTCGGCGCTCTCGCCAAATTGAAGCCGGAATTCGACAGGCGCGGCGTCAAGCTGATGGGCCTCTCGGTCGATCCGGTCGACCGCCATTCCAAATGGTCGGAGGACATCAAGGAGACGCAAGGCGCGGCCCCGAACTACCCGATGATCGGCGACACCGATTTCAACGTCTCCAAGCTCTACGGCATGCTGCCGGCCTCGACCTCGGGTGATCCCCTCACCCGCACGCCGGCCGACAACCAGACCGTCCGCAATGTCTTCATCATCGGACCGGACAAGAAGATCAAGCTGGTGCTGGTCTATCCGATGACCACGGGCCGCAACTTCCAGGAGATTCTGCGGGTTATCGACTCGCTCCAGCTCACCGCCAAGCATCGCGTCGCGACGCCCTCCGACTGGAAGCAGGGCGAGGACGTCATCATCTCGGGCTCGGTATCCAACGACGAGGCCAAGACGATTTACCCGCAGGGCTGGAAGGAGCCGAAGCCCTACATCCGGATCGTGCCGCAGCCGAAATAA